In Oncorhynchus clarkii lewisi isolate Uvic-CL-2024 chromosome 2, UVic_Ocla_1.0, whole genome shotgun sequence, one DNA window encodes the following:
- the LOC139380504 gene encoding tRNA N(3)-cytidine methyltransferase METTL6-like has protein sequence MALSKQDDTSNVVLPGEEPKDGLPCLIPPVQRKTCTGKNLNEKEMEKLTGDQTLVSDFKQMKLEKEAQKNWDLFYKRNTTNFFKDRHWTTREFEELKVCLEFEVQKLVLLEAGCGVGNFIFPLLEEDLNIFVYACDFSPRAVEFVKEHSLYCTERCSVFQCDLTKDDLRGNVPVGSVDVATLIFVLSAIHPNKMQQALDNIYRVLKPRGIILFRDYGLYDHAMMRFKAGNKLGENFYVRQDGTRSYFFSKELLADLFRGAGFESVTNEYVLRETVNKKEGLCVPRVFLQSKFRRPDQLQGS, from the exons ATGGCACTATCAAAGCAAGACGACACCTCCAATGTTGTACTTCCTGGAGAGGAACCCAAAGACGGGTTGCCATGTCTTATCCCACCTGTCCAAAGAAAAACATGCACTGGCAAGAATTTGaatgagaaagagatggagaaactgACAGGTGACCAGACTTTGGTGTCTGACTTCAAGCAGATGAAGTTGGAAAAGGAGGCACAGAAAAACTGGGACTTGTTTTACAAAAGGAACACAACAAACTTTTTCAAGGATAGGCATTGGACCACCAGAGAGTTTGAAGAACTAAAAGTGTGCCTTGAG TTTGAAGTCCAGAAGCTGGTCCTGCTTGAAGCTGGCTGTGGGGTTGGGAACTTCATCTTCCCACTACTGGAGGAAGACCTCAACATCTTTGTCTATGCCTGTGACTTCTCACCACGAGCTGTGGAGTTTGTGAAG GAACACTCCCTGTACTGCACTGAGCGCTGCAGTGTGTTCCAGTGTGACCTGACAAAGGATGACCTGAGGGGTAATGTCCCAGTGGGCAGTGTGGATGTAGCCACGCTCATATTTGTCCTCTCAGCTATCCACCCAAACAAGATGCAGCAGGCTCTGGACAACATTTACAGG GTCCTGAAGCCACGGGGCATCATACTGTTCAGGGACTATGGCCTGTATGACCACGCCATGATGAGGTTTAAGGCGGGAAACAAACTGGGAGAGAACTTCTACGTCAGACAGGATGGCACCAGGTCTTATTTCTTTTCCAAAG AGCTCCTAGCAGACCTGTTCAGAGGGGCGGGGTTCGAGAGTGTAACCAATGAGTACGTGCTACGAGAAACGGTCAATAAGAAGGAGGGGCTTTGTGTGCCCAGGGTGTTCCTTCAAAGCAAGTTCCGAAGGCCAGACCAATTACAGGGCTCCTGA
- the LOC139364774 gene encoding ELL-associated factor 1-like: MNGSTNPLLDKEEHVLKLGESFEKRPQSSFHTIRYDFKPASIDTSCEGELQVGKGEEVTITLPHIPGSTPPMTVFKGNKRPYQKDCVLIINHDTGEYMLEKLSSSIQVKKTRAEGSSKIQARIEQQSVRATATQPPAQFRAPTKPGAGAKTSPSPSKDNPSPEPQLDDIKRELRAEVEVIEQMSSSSGSSSSDSASGSGSGDDSSSSDGEHDTPHPQPVPLPLPHIQPSPNRNPMANGGADRQQGSNQLMNTLRNDLQLSESGSDSDDD; encoded by the exons ATGAATGGGAGTACAAATCCGCTCTTGGACAAAGAAGAACATGTTTTGAAGCTCGGAGAGAGCTTTGAGAAGAGGCCACAATCGTCTTTTCACACCATCAGAT ATGATTTCAAAccagcttcaattgacacaagctGCGAGGGAGAGTTGCAAGTCGGTAAAGGAGAGGAAGTCACCATCACATTACCTCACATTCCA GGCTCTACACCACCCATGACAGTATTCAAAGGGAATAAGCGGCCATATCAGAAAGACTGTGTTCTTATCATCAATCATGACACTGGGGAGTACATGCTGGAGAAGTTGAGCAGCAGTATCCAGGTCAAGAAAACCAG AGCGGAGGGCAGCAGTAAGATCCAGGCCAGGATTGAGCAGCAGTCGGTGCGTGCCACTGCCACCCAGCCTCCAGCGCAGTTCCGTGCCCCCACTAAGCCTGGTGCAGGTGCCAagacctccccctccccttccaagGACAACCCCTCCCCTGAGCCCCAACTAGATGACATCAAGAGAG AGCTGCGAGCGGAGGTGGAGGTTATTGAACAAATGAGCAGCAGTAGCGGCAGCAGCTCATCTGACTCTGCCAGTGGCTCTGGTAGTGGGGACGACAGCTCCAGCAGTGATGGGGAGCATGACACCCCTCACCCCCAACctgtcccactccctctcccccacaTCCAGCCCTCCCCCAACCGTAATCCCATGGCCAACGGAGGAGCAGACAGGCAACAGGGCAGCAACCAGCTGATGAACACGCTCA GGAACGACCTCCAGTTGAGTGAGTCAGGCAGCGACAGTGACGACGACTGA